From Labeo rohita strain BAU-BD-2019 unplaced genomic scaffold, IGBB_LRoh.1.0 scaffold_1756, whole genome shotgun sequence:
TGTGAGACTGTAGTAATCGGTCTCATTCACTTAGTGTGTGTATACATGAGTATATtcttattgattgattgattgattgattgatttaatatGCACTTTTAAATGATACAGAGGAACAATAGTGAATGTGTAGTTTCAACTGTTTTGAGTGCATATGATGCCTCCTGTAGGTGTTTCTTAAAGGtgtagaaaatattttatgtgtgtgtgtgtgtgtgtgtgtgtgcacctggtattcatcacgttagTACtatccccacaaggatagtaataccagtaaattttgaccttgtggggacatttgtgaggtcccgatgaggaaacaggcttataaatcatgcagaatgagtttttttgagaaagtaaaagtgtgcacagtctcctgtgagggctaggtttaggtgtagggcgatagataatacggtttgtacagtataaaaaccattacgcctatggaatgtccccataaaacatgtaaacacaacatgtgtgtgtgtgtgcgtgtgtgcatgtataaatatatacaatacttttttttttagtattgtgACGAATTCATTGTCCGAAGCGGCCTGCTGTACTGTGTCGCGTCACGTAGGGGGGAGGAGAAGGAACTTCTAGTTGTTCCCCGGAGCAAGACGGAAACCGTCCTGGAGCTCGCCCACTCCCACCCTATGGCAGGTCACTTGGGGACGATGAATACCATCCAGCGGATCCGGGACCGTTTTCACTGGCCGGGCCTGGACGCTGACGTCAAGGCCTTCTGCCAAGCCTGCCCGACCTGCCAGATCACGGCGCCCAGGTCTCCTCCCCCCAGCCCACTCATTCCCCTGCCCGTCATTGAGGTGCCCTTCAAGCGCATCGGATTGGATCTCGTAGGGCCGTTGCCTAAGTCTGCCCGAGGACATGAACACATCCTGGTCATCGTGGACTATGCCACCCGCTATCCAGAAGCAGTCCCCCTGAGGAAAGCCACAGCGAAAGCCATCGCCCAGGAGCTGTTTCTGTTGGCCAGCCGCGTTGGAATTCCAACGGAGATCCTGACTGACCAGGGAACACCATTCATGTCCCGGCTAATGGCTGATCTCTGCAGGCTGCTGCGGGTGAAGCAGCTCCGAACAATGGTCTACCATCCACAGACGGATGGGCTTGTGGAACGTTTTAATCAAACCTTAAAGCAAATGCTCCGGAGGGTAGCGGCGGAGGATAAGCGGGACTGGGACTTAATGATCCCCTACGTGATGTTTGGCATCCGGGAAGTTCCACAAGCCTCGACCGGCTTCACCCCCTTCGAGCTTCTCTTCGGCCGTCAACCTCGGGGCCTCCTAGACGTTGCCAGAGAAGCTTGGGAGCAGCAGCCTGCTCCCCACCGCACCGCGGTCGAACATGTAAAACAGATGAGGGAACGGATCGACCGGATCATGCCATTAGTCCGGGAGCATCTCAGTAAAGCTCAGCAGGCTCAACAACGCCACTATAACCGGGCAGCCCAACCACGGGAATTCCAGCCGGGAGACCGAGTGATGGTCCTGGTCCCCACATCCACCTGTAAGTTCCTCGCTTCCTGGAAAGGCCCCTACACGATACTAGAAAAGATCGGGCCGGTTACCTATCGCCTGCACCAGCCCGGAAAAAGACGGAGTGAACAGGTTTATCACATCAACCTCTTAAAAAAGTGGCACGGGACTCGGGACCAGGTAGCCGCGCTCAGTGTCACCGATCCCGTGGTGGTCGACGTCAATCCCCACCTGGCGGCTGCCCAGAAAGCCGAACTGCAGCACCTGGTCAGTCAGTTCCAGGATGTGTTCTCCTCCCGGCCCGGGCAGACCAACGTTATCCAGCATGATATCAGGACGCCCCCTGGAGTAATCGTCAGGCAACGGCCCTACCGAGAACCGGAGGCTCGTCGGCAGGCCATTGAGGAGGAAGTACAAGAAATGCTGAAGTTAGAGGTAATCGAACCATCGCGCAGCCCGTGGTCCAGCCCCATCGTGATGGTACCAAAGCCGGATGGCACCCTCCGCTTCTGCAACGACTTCCGCCGCCTGAACGAGGTATCCCAATTCGACGGCTACCCCATGCCTCGGGTAGGCGAACTGCTGGACCACTTGGGGAGGGCCCAGTATATCTCCACGTTAGACCTCACAAAAGGTTACTGGCAAGTGCCGCTCACCCCGACTGCCAAGGAAAAGACTGCCTTCTCCACCCCCAGCGGACACTGGCAGTACCGGACCCTCCCCTTCGGCCTCCACGGGGCCCCCGCGTCGTTTCAGCGCATGATGGACATCATCCTGCGGCAGCATCAAGCCTACGCGGCCGCCTACCTGGACGACGTGGTGGTCCATTCCGAGGCATGGGAGGATCACCTGGAACGTCTGCGGAGGGTGCTCTCGGAGCTCCGGCGGGCTGGACTAACCGCCAACCCCCGGAAATGCCATCTAGCCCAATTCGAAGCCAAGTACCTGGGTTTCCAAGTGGGCCGGGGTTTAATCCATCCCCAAGAAAAAAAGGTGGAAGCCGTCCGCACCGCTCCCAAACCGGCGACTAAAACCCAGGTACGAGCTTTTTTGGGGTTGGCGGGATACTATCGCTGCTTTATCCCTAACTTCTCCTCCTTAGCCGCCCCTCTGACAGACCTGACCAGGAAGGGGCAGCCCGAGAAGATATGCTGGACGGCAGCCGCCAAGGAAGCCCTAGACAGGATCAAGGCAGCGCTCACGTCCTCACCTGTGCTTCGCGCTCCGGACTTCAGCTGCCCCTTCCTGCTGCAAACGGATGCTTCCGACACCGGGCTAGGAGCGGTCTTATCCCAAATTCAAGAAGGTGAGGAGCATCCGATTATTTACATCAGCAGGAAGCTGTCCCTCGCCGAGAGAAACTATGCAACCGTCGAAAGAGAGGCCCTGGCCATCAAGTGGGCAGTCCTGGAGCTGCGGTACTACCTCTTGGGCCGCAAGTTCACCCTGGTAACCGACCACACTCCCCTTCAGTGGATGGCCCGGGCTAAGGACACCAACGCCAGGGTGACTCGCTGGTTCCTTGCGCTTCAGAACTTCCACTTTGAAGTCCGCCATCGGGCCGGGGCCACCAACACCAACGCGGACGGGCTCTCTCGGATCTGGACAGCTTATGCAGGTCTGTCAGGGGTCATTCCCCACCCTCCCCTTATCTCACCCCTACTATCTCCATTCGTTTCCAGGGCCAGAACGACGCTTAGGGGGGGGGATGTGACGAGCGTCTCCGGGCTCATTAGCGTCGCCCTGGTAACAGACGGCTCACACCTGCACGTTCTCATCACCGCAGATCGGTCACCGCTGCTTTCCAATCAACAGCCCGGCTTTATAAGCCGGCCACGCTTTGAGCTAGACAGACGAACGTCTCGAACCGAACCTACGGCATGCTAATCTTTGTTCTCTTGTCTCCCAGAAAGCAGCGAGTGACCAGTAGCCACACGAGCACACCAGGATCCCCACTTTCACCGAAGCACAAGAGGAACACTGAGCCACACGCCGCACCTGCTTCACGCCTTTTCTTCACCCGTTCACTTACAAGTATTGTTAATaaaatccaccctccggggtTGTTCACTCGCATTACCTTGTCGTGTGATTCTTCACCCATGACAGTATGGATAATTTAAGTGATTAAGCAGTTTACCTGAGCAGATGACTCCAGTATCATAGTCATGATCACAGTTGCTTTTACTCCATCCTCTTGAGCCACAGTTCTTCAGTGTGGACTCTAATCCATTGCACACAACATAACTCATCCAGATTGGTCCTGATCCTTGTCCAAAGTGAGCAGCACCCAGAGCATCTACAGGTTCTCCACAGTccagttctctacacaccactgcagcatcagTCATATCCCAGTAatcatcacacactgttccccactgacctctATGATGAACCTCCACTCTACCAGCACAGCGACTGTGACCACCAACCAACCTCACATTCACACGGTCTATATATTGAACAGAGAGAATGATTAATGAAAAGACAGTGAGGAAAACAGAGAATGagaattaattaatcattatgagaggggaaaaaaaatattttgttattttttaacattaaaattttaatcagGGGATTTGAATCTAGAAAAGAAATTAGCTCTAACCTGCACACATCAGTCCAACACTGTGTTCATGTGAAcagttgtgtttgtgtgagaatGATGTTGGACAGAGGTGAATCTGAGATTCATTTCCTctgcactgaatctcttgtgtccacatctgagtgtctcctttgtcaaaagcagctgctcccagcacctgtacaggagccccacagtccagctctctacacacaacctctgcatcctgctggtcaaaggcagcgtcacacactgacatccacGTCTGATCATGAAGTATCTCTAACCTCCCAGAGCAGCGAGAACCTCCAACCAGCctgatttctaaataaaaaaaaaaaaacattttcaatgataaaaatcatatttttaaaatatttttttaattaatactttttttattcatgaagGATGCAGCAAATGGCTGCCCCCaaatagtagtagtatatttttatttaatgccatGTCAGAGGCTATTTTCAtggcaaaaacaataaaaaaaaaaataaaaaaaagtactgtataGCAAATACCTTGCTGCCCCCAAACTTTGGTGGGGGACAATTTCTGATgatgttatattatgtttagGACTTGAGCATTTTACCTGAGCAGATGACTCCAGCATCACCATCATGATCACAATTGCTTTTATCCCATCCTGTTGAGCCACAGTTCTTCACTGTGGACTCTGATCCAGTGCATAAGTCATAACTCATCCAGATTGGTCCTGATCCTTTTCCGAAATGAACATCACCCAGAACATCTACAGGTTCTCCACAGTccagttctctacacaccactgcagcatcagcCAAATCCCAGTCATCATGacacactgttccccactgacNNNNNNNNNNNNNNNNNNNNNNNNNNNNNNNNNNNNNNNNNNNNNNNNNNNNNNNNNNNNNNNNNNNNNNNNNNNNNNNNNNNNNNNNNNNNNNNNNNNNNNNNNNNNNNNNNNNNNNNNNNNNNNNNNNNNNNNNNNNNNNNNNNNNNNNNNNNNNNNNNNNNNNNNNNNNNNNNNNNNNNNNNNNNNNNNNNNNNNNNNNNNNNNNNNNNNNNNNNNNNNNNNNNNNNNNNNNNNNNNNNNNNNNNNNNNNNNNNNNNNNNNNNNNNNNNNNNNNNNNNNNNNNNNNNNNNNNNNNNNNNNNNNNNNNNNNNNNNNNNNNNNNNNNNNNNNNNNNNNNNNNNNNNNNNNNNNNNNNNNNNNNNNNNNNNNNNNNNNNNNNNNNNNNNNNNNNNNNNNNNNNNNNNNNNNNNNNNNNNNNNNNNNNNNNNNNNNNNNNNNNNNNNNNNNNNNNNNNNNNNNNNNNNNNNNNNNNNNNNNNNNNNNNNNNNNNNNNNNNNagcagcgatgaaagggccctcgcacccgggctcaccgccgaccggaggcgaatggtgggcactatgcttttcacatagtaaatttTAGAGGTATCTGTCAAAGTCATTAAGATGTGcaaaacttcctgctgccagctggtggcgctatgcctataactgaatattggaatgtagatgtgttcaggcctgcacttttatcaaacatatgaagtttggtgcagattgaacatagTATActtgagctagtgtaagacatgacatatcctgctgccaagaggtggcgctatgattatatctgaatattggtctttagatgtcttcagtctagtactcttaccaaacatgtgaagtttggtgcaaattgggcattgcatgtttaagttagtgtaaaacaagtcatttcctgttgccagcaggtggcgctatgattttaatggaatattggccttcagatgtgttcaggccaggacttttatcgaacatgtgaagtttggggcagatcggacattgtatggctgagttataacagcttctattcccatggcgaaacatcgaactttgtcaggccgccacagacacgccctacaacgaaaactcaagatcttcacaatttatcatggcaaaggcctttagattagactgaccaaatataatgttgatttcatgaaATCACTAGGAGGAGTTTCTCACAGCGTAAagcatgtcacttcctgttgtcaacaggtggcgctatgactataactgaatatgatcATACGTATGTGTTCAGGACCAGACtgttatcaaacatgtgaagtttggggcagatcagactttgtatggctgagttataacagcttcctttttcatggcgaatcatcgaaatttgacaggccaccacggacacgccctccagcgaaaactctagatcttcgcaatttaacgtcacaaagggctttcgattagactgaccaaatttggttttgatttgattaaatctctaggaggagttcgttttcAGTCAGAGCATCTACAGGTTCTCCACAGTccagttctctacacaccactgcagcatcagcCAATCCCAGCCatcatcacacactgttccccactgacctctATGAAGAACCTCCACTCTACCAGCACAGCGACTGTGACCACCAACCAACCTCACATTCATTGTCATCTATTGAACAGAGATAATGATTAATGAAAAGACAGTGAAAAAACAGAGaacagaatgaatgaatcattatgAGAGgggaataaataattttgttattttggtaacattGAAATTTTAGATCTAAAATCGAGAAAAGAAATTAGCTCTTACCTGCACACACCAGTTTAACACTGTATTTATGAGAACAGCTGTGTTTGAGTGATGGTGATGTTGGACAGAAGTGAATCTGAGATTCATTTCCTctgcactgaatctcttgtgtccacatctgagCGTCTCCTTTGtcaaaagcagctgctcccagcacctgtacaggagccccacagtccagctctctacacacaacctctgcatcctgctggtcaaaggcagcgtcacacactgacatccacGTCTGATTATGAAGTATCTCTAACCTCCCAGAGCAGCGAGAACCTCCAACCAGCCTGACTTCTAAAAGATAACagatcatttaaaattttttcattttatattttcagctatatttatatttttaaaaaataatacagtaccggttttttcccaatttttcttccgctgatttaaaataaaatttgatattaaaatgatttgttaaaGACATTATTCATTGGCAATAATGAGACTGCAGtatagttttcatttaatgCCATGTCAGCATCTTATTGATTGCTATTTTCATtgatttaaaagttttaaaaacagaaaatagtgaaAGTTTAAACGTTAACAGTTTTGAGTGCATATAATGTTTCCTGTAGGTGTAAAATTTTTATGGAGTGTGTGTGGGGGataaatttctaaaaaatttgATGTTATAATTTCATGATTTAGGACTTGAGCATTTTACCTGAGCAGATGACTCCAACATCGTCATTATGATCACAGTTGCTTTTACTCCATCCTGTTGAGCCACAGTTCTTCAGTGTGGACTCTGATCCAGTACACATGACATAACTCATCCAGATTGGTCCTGATCCTGGTCCAAAATGAGCATCACCCAGAGCATCTACAGGTTCTCCACAGTccagttctctacacaccactgcagcatcagcCATATCCCAGTAatcatcacacactgttccccactgacctctATGATGAACCTCCACTCTACCAGCACAGCGACTGTGACCACCAACCAACCTCACATTCACATGGTCTATATATTGAACAGAGAGAATGATTAATGAGGAAAACAGAGAATCAGAATGGATTAATCATTATGAGAGGGGGAAAATCATTTAGTTATTTTggtaataaaaaattttaatcagGGGATTTGAATCTAGAAACGAAATTAGCTCTAACCTGCACACACCAGTTTAACACTGTATTTATGAGAACAGTTGTGTTTGAGTGATGGTGATGTTGGGCAGAGGTGAATCTGAGATTCATTTCCTctgcactgaatctcttgtgtccacatctgagcgtctcctttgccaaaagcagctgctcccagcacctgtacaggagccccacagtccagctctctacacacaacctctgcatcctgctggtcaaaggcagcgtcacacactgacatccacGTCTGATTATGAAGTATCTCTAACCTCCCAGAGCAGCGAGAACCTCCAACCAGCCTGACttctaaaggaaaaaaaagttttcaatgataaaaatcatgtttttttaaatttttttttaaatgaattaatactttttttttcattaaggaTGCAGCAAATtgagtttaaacaaaaaaatgatgaCAGTTCATCCCAATAATGTCCCCAAGtagtatattttcatttaatgtaatGTCAGCATTTTAGGCTATTTTCATGGCTAAAACAATTTGAAAACACAAGTATAGCAAATACCTTGCTGCCCCCAAACATTTAATGGAGTTGGTGGGGGACAATTTCTGATgatgttatattatgtttagGACTTGAGCATTTTACCTGAGCAGATGACTCCAGCATCACCATCATGATCACAATTGCTTTTATTCCATCCTGTTGAGCCACAGTTCTTCAGTGTGGACTCTGATCCAGTACATAAGACATAACTCATCCAGATTGGTCCTGATCCTTGTCCAAAATGAGCATCACCCAGAGAATCTACAGGTTCTCCACAGTccagttctctacacaccactgcagcatcagcCAAATCCCAGTCatcatcacacactgttccccactgacctctATGATGAACCTCCACTCTACCAGCACAGCGACTGTGACCACCAACCAACCTCACATTCGTATCTGTATATTGaacatagagaaaaaaaaaatgacagtttcaTAATGTGAATAAATCACATTATGAGAGGGGGTAACAACAAATTTTAGTCTGGGGATTTGaatctgaaaaagaaattagTTCCAACCTGCACACATCAGTCCAACACTGTTTTCATGTGAAcagttgtgtttgtgtgaggaTGATGTTGGACAGAGGTGAATCTGAGATTCATTTCCTCtacactgaatctcttgtgtccacatctgagtgtctcctttgtcaaaagcagctgctcccagcacctgtacaggagccccacagtccagctctctacacacaacctctgcatcctgctggtcaaaggcagcgtcacacactgacatccacGTCTGATCATGAAGTATCTCTAACCTCCCAGAGCAGCGAGAACCTCCAACCAGCCTGACACCTGAAAGAACAgcgattattttaatgattaataaaaaaaaaaaccattaattatttaattatacatgggtatgttaatgtttatactattcaaaagtttggggtgtAATGAAAGTAATACTTGTATTCAGTCAAGATATGGcaaattcatcaaaaaaaatgaaaaaaaaaatatttatcttcATATTTACAAAACTGCCCACTGCAACACAACCATTTTCAACCGTAATGTTTCTTAAGGAACGCGTTACTGAAAATGCACATTTGCAAATAGAATAAATGgtgttattaaaaattattttaaaactaaaaaggagttaaattaaattgtaataatttaacagaattttttttttatggtattttgatcaaataaataaaggtataattacaagatttttttttctttatttttttttttttttttttttttttttttttttttctactgacAAGACAAACTTTTGGAGTTGGTGGGGGGACAATTTTTGGTGATGTATTATTATGGTGAAGTATGGAGCAGTTTACCTGAGCAGATGACTCCAGCATCTTTAGAATGATCACAACTGCTTTTACCCCAACCCGCTGACCCACAGTTCTTCAGTGTGGACTCTGATCCAGTGCACACAACAAAACTCATCCAGATTGGTCCTGATCCTTGTCCAAAATGAGCATCACTCAGAGCATCTACAGGTTCTCCACAGTccagttctctacacaccactgcagcatcagcCAAATCCCAACCAAcatcacacactgttccccactgacctctATGATGAACCTCCACTCTACCAGCACAGTGACTGTGACCACCAACCAACCTCACATTCACACTGTCTTTTTGTGCAACAGATGCTTGACAGACTGATAGAAAGATAAATTGGATATTAGAATAGAATGACAtagggaaaataaaataaagctttaagaaataatttaataaatgcacaaaatataaataatacatagcAATTAGACATCAGTCAGCTGCAGGAAATTATGGCAGTAAAAGCAATTGAATTAAGATGGTTTTCCTTCTCAGTTAAAATTATAAACCTACCAGCGGTGATTAATTTTAGCAGAAACATCAACTTCAGACTCCTCATCATCTCCTTCATGCACGACACACAATATTTCATCAGCTCAGAAGTTTCGCCTCTAAAGAGCCCCCTAAAGAGAAGAGCCCAAAAACTTTCCAATCACACTCATCATTACCTTATTAGACAGAACAGAGGAAATCATCAAACAACTTCACTGACAAATCAGAAGAGGCATTTCTGATTTTCaccatatatataaaaagaacgTCAGTGCTGAAAAAGACTCCTCCTCCACTATATAGAGACTCTTCAGTGaggatgcacacacacacctgccaGAGGCAAAAAATAGCAACACATcttacaaaaaacattaaagatttCAGAGAGAGGAAGCACTCAAGGATATTTACAGCATCAGCACCTGCTGAGATACAGAGACTGATAACTGCTCACTTCAAGCATTATAAcacatgcaaaaatatatttcattgtacatttgctgatatttttgtcaaatatatattttaaattactggAAAATACAATTGTATTAAtagtaaatcattttaattgtattaattattttcattaataattttgatcTCAAAGAAAAGCTCAATTCAGGAGCCTGTTATCAATTttaccaatgttttttttttttttttatgttggtgattcaatttttaatatatggttttattgattgtccatttaatttaataatatttagttagaaaaacagaaatcacacatcagatcacaaatcagttttaaaataatcaaaataatcaatctattttatttaattcactaGGAACAACTAAAGCACACAGAAATTAGTAGCCATGGCCATTTGCATTGCATGTGGCAATGCGTTACTCACCCACAAGACGGCAGCAAAACAGAAACAAGAAACAATATGCTAAGCGTCTTGTGCTTGTCATATGAGGTGATTgtacggtggccgagagagctcaatGCGCTgcaaattaaaggggtcatcggatacccattttccacaagttgatatgattttttagtgtcttaatgaaaagtctctaatatactttgattaaaaattttcaatggttgtgtaaaacaacaccctttttaccttgtcaaaatgagctcagcaaaaatcatctcattctaaggggttgttcctttaaatgcaaatgagctctgctcacccgcccctctcttctctctgtggaaaagacagtgttgtttacattagccgcatttagccgctaaacttcctaactaccacgttataaggaaaggcgatcgcaaagattcataaaaaaaacccttatactcacttctgctgtaagtgaagcaggatcatgaatgattcgcgcaaacatagactgATATAtatagatcgggaggcgcattcccttcacaaacaaatgcaatctactgcatcttcagcggctcagatgtcgggagtaaatgacgaccactatgttcattattacatccagcaacacaacacctcaatcgctcaatcggagatattcttgtccaacttgcatccctgctccgccatcgaaacaaagaggttggactgttacagctgattcgaggtaaatcgctcatgtcaatcaactatcatgggagcggcctctgtgggtgtgacgccacaacgacaggcatctgagaacggctcgatttgaaaaaggggatattatttttacagattaattaaaaaccactgcatggatttttatcattatagggtagatttgtacatacactgccaacacaaattaatgttcaaacaacatgaaaaagtgaacttagcatccgatgacccctttaaaaaaacacatgcaaacagaaaaaaacgacaacgaattaaaaaaaaacatcttcatcagtttgacaacacaggtgctgcaaatcctcgcaatgcaaacacaaatacggaaacgcgctgcaaattctcacaacacaaccaaacacaaacgcgctgcaaatagcacggactacaatggaaatgtttcagggggacctcaaaaagtgacaaacccagctgggacctgattattattattattattactattattattattattattttggtttttattcagtttcatcatcgaaacaaaataaaaacaaggcaacattgcacatttcaaattgcaaattcaacctcaaaaaaataaataaataacagcagagagaaaacacaaaatgaacacaaacatacaaaaaaaaaaaaaaaaaaaaaaggaaattccaGGGCAGTTACATAAATTTGAAAAGAGAGGGTTTCAAGgtaaattttaagatcagtgttataaaatgtaatatataatggtTTCTTCTGACTTACTTTTGACTTGTGAATATAAAGCTTTGTTAAGATAATTAAGAGATTTACAATATAAACCTGTTTATCAGAAAAAGAGgggttttgaaaacaaagtaaaatatcataaaaatctaaattaaggggtttgcttaatttctttgttatgtctattttaaagtcagtccaaaatgaaatagcataagggcaatagaaaaataaatattcagtatcTGGACCTGATTATTTGTTCAGTGGCTTTTGGTCAGAGAGGTGTTGTCTGTGAACTAAAAGGTGAGTTTTTTGtttaacatcctgatcataGATTAATTGgtcttttggatattattagactaatctgatgaattacacacttaactgtgaaacgttattaacttaactgcaaataaatatataaataaataaatacatgcaaataaacATAACGTTCAAAGTTCACGAAAAAAAACTGCAACgctttattaatagttaaaatcaggtcaaaattcaggtcccagctgggttcgtcactttttgaggtccccctgaaacatttctgTTGTGGTCTGTGCTATTTGCTGCGCgtttgtgtttggttgtgttgtgagaatttgcagcgcgtttccgtatttgtgtttgcgttgtGAGGACttgcagcgcctgtgttgtcaaactgatgaagatgttttcttaatttgttgtcatttttttctgtttgcatgtgttttcttaagttgcagcgcgttgagctctctcggccaccgtatGATTGCATTGTTGAACTTACTGGAAAATAAACTGttcagttatttattataattcagTTCAGGtcaaacagacatttttattgttgtaaaacattttgaaaatgaaaccaaTCAACATAATAGTGTTTCATAATAGATTAATGGCTATTGGAGACTGATGGAATTGGTTGATCTATGAACAATAAATCAAGAGAACCGTATTAACGTTTAGCCTTATGCATTTGGATTTGTTCGTTttctaataatcataaatgaatAAGGCTTAAGATAAAAACATTAAGCCCTGGTATCACAGACAGTGCTTAGATTAAGCCAGGACTAGGCCTtagttaaattaagatatttaagctGATTTTATACAAATGCCTTTGAAGAAAGTACTAgaggtgtgcatctt
This genomic window contains:
- the LOC127158876 gene encoding deleted in malignant brain tumors 1 protein; its protein translation is MKEMMRSLKLMFLLKLITAVCQASVAQKDSVNVRLVGGHSHCAGRVEVHHRGQWGTVCDVGWDLADAAVVCRELDCGEPVDALSDAHFGQGSGPIWMSFVVCTGSESTLKNCGSAGWGKSSCDHSKDAGVICSGVRLVGGSRCSGRLEILHDQTWMSVCDAAFDQQDAEVVCRELDCGAPVQVLGAAAFDKGDTQMWTQEIQCRGNESQIHLCPTSSSHKHNCSHENSVGLMCADTNVRLVGGHSRCAGRVEVHHRGQWGTVCDDDWDLADAAVVCRELDCGEPVDSLGDAHFGQGSGPIWMSYVLCTGSESTLKNCGSTGWNKSNCDHDGDAGVICSEVRLVGGSRCSGRLEILHNQTWMSVCDAAFDQQDAEVVCRELDCGAPVQVLGAAAFGKGDAQMWTQEIQCRGNESQIHLCPTSPSLKHNCSHKYSVKLVCADHVNVRLVGGHSRCAGRVEVHHRGQWGTVCDDYWDMADAAVVCRELDCGEPVDALGDAHFGPGSGPIWMSYVMCTGSESTLKNCGSTGWSKSNCDHNDDVGVICSEVRLVGGSRCSGRLEILHNQTWMSVCDAAFDQQDAEVVCRELDCGAPVQVLGAAAFDKGDAQMWTQEIQCRGNESQIHFCPTSPSLKHSCSHKYSVKLVCAGNVRLVGGHSRCAGRVEVLHRGQWGTWGTVCHDDWDLADAAVVCRELDCGEPVDVLGDVHFGKGSGPIWMSYDLCTGSESTVKNCGSTGWDKSNCDHDGDAGVICSEIRLVGGSRCSGRLEILHDQTWMSVCDAAFDQQDAEVVCRELDCGAPVQVLGAAAFDKGDTQMWTQEIQCRGNESQIHLCPTSFSHKHNCSHEHSVGLMCADRVNVRLVGGHSRCAGRVEVHHRGQWGTVCDDYWDMTDAAVVCRELDCGEPVDALGAAHFGQGSGPIWMSYVVCNGLESTLKNCGSRGWSKSNCDHDYDTGVICSDKIRLVGGSRCSGRLEIVHNQTWMSVCDAAFDQQDAEVVCRELDCGAPVQVLGAAAFDKGDAQMWTQEIQCRGNESQINLCLTSPSHKNNCSQNSNVRLTCADATNVRLVGGHSPCAGRVEVHHRGQWGTVCDEDWDLADAAVVCRELDCGEPVDALGGAHFGPGSGTICMRAFCSGLESTLKNCESAGWGLHTCSHNDDAGVICS